GAGATCGCTCAGGCGTTTGCCACGCTCCAGCACCTGCACGACGACCGCGTGATCCTCGGGCTCTCGACGGGCGAGGCGATGAACGAGACGCCGCTTGGGTTCGACTGGCCGGAGTATCCGGAGCGCCGCGACCGGCTCGAGGAAACGCTCCGGATCGTCCGCGCCCTGTGGGAGGACGAGGAGTGGCTCGACGCGGACGTCGTCGACCGCATCGACGAGGACGGCTTCGTCACCTACGACGGCGAACGGTTCGAACTCGACGGGGCGAAACTGTACACCGAGCCCGAGAAGTCCCCCGAGATCCACATCGCGGCGAACGGGCCGAGCACCGCCAGGCTCGCGGCCCGGTACGCCGACGGGTTCGTCACCGTCAAGAAGGGCGAGGAGTTCACCGATCGGCTCTACCCGGCGATCCACCGCTACGCCGAGGAGGAGGGCAACGACCCCGACGCCATCGAAACGACGCTGCTAGTGATCGCGTCCTACCACCCCGACTACGAGGTGGCCGTCGAGGCGACCAGGCCCTGGTGGGCGACGACCCAGAACGTCTTCGACCGCGCGCTGGCGGATCCGCGGGAGATCGAACAGGAGGGAGAGAAGGCGACGCGCGAACAGATCGAGGAGAAGTTCCTGATCGCGGACGATCCGTCGACGATCGCCGCGCAACTCGAGAAGTACGCCGAAATGGGGTTCGATCGGATCGCCGTCGGGAACACCAGTCCGGAGCCCGAGCGCCTGTTCGAGGTCATGGGCGACGAGGTAATTCCGTCGCTGTGAGCGGCGTCGAGTGGGGATGGAGGACGGCCACGGAAACCTGATTGCGGCGACGCCGCCCCACGGGCGCGGTCGGTCGATGGCGATTTGGCACCGTCCGGCCGGAACTGGACGGAACCGGCCGGCACCGCGTTCGGTTCCGATCGTCGTCTCTCGGCTCTCGTGTCCCCCTGCTGAACCGACGCGCGAGGGCGAATATTTATGTCACACCGTGGCAATCACTCGAACATGCCCACGCTTACCGGTGGCGAGATCATCGCCGAGTATCTGGAGAAAGAGGACGTCGAGTACCTGGTCGGCATCCCCGGACACGGGAGCACCAACCTCCTCGACGCGTTCAACGAGTCCGACGTCGGGGTCATCCAGCCCCGCCACGAACAGGGTGCGGTCCACCTGGCGGACGGCTACGCGCGCGCCAGCGGCGAGCCGCTCGCGGTCTTCACCTCGATCGGACCCGGCGCGACGAACACGGTCACCGGGGCGGCGACGGCCTACGTCGACTCGATCCCGATGGTCATCTTCACGGGCGCGCCCCAGACCCACGAGTACGGGCAAGGGATTCTGCAGGAACTCGACCGACAGAAGCCAGGCGACTTCCCGAGCGTGATGGAGCCCGTGACGAAGCGGAGCTTCGTCGTGCGCGACGTCGAACGGCTCCCGCGAGTCCTGCGGCGCGCGTTCCAGACCGCGGTCACGGGTCGACCGGGGCCGGTCCACGTCGACGTCCCGATGGACGTCCAGGGGGCCGCCGCGGACGTCGAGATTCCCGACCCCGAGGAGACGCGCACGCACAGTCGGCCAGGCGGCGATCCCGAATCGGTCGCCGAGGCCGCGGACCTGCTCGCCGAGGCCGACCGCCCCGTGATCGTCCCCGGCGGCGGCTGTCTACTCGGCGAGGCCTGGGACGAAGTCCAGGCGCTGGCCGACCACCTGAAGGCGCCGGTCATCCCGACCTTCCAGGCCAAGGGGATCATCCCCGAGGACCACGAGCTCTTCGTCGGGTACGCGGGCTGGATCGGCTCGACGGCCGGCAACGAACTCGCGAGCAACGCGGACGTCGTGCTCGGGATCGGCTGTCGGTTCTCCGACCTCCACACCTCCTCGTTCGAGCAGGGCGTGAGCTTCGAGATCCCGCCGAGCAAGCTGATCCACGTCGACATCGACAACACGGAGATCGGCAAGAACTACCCCGTCGAGGTCGGCATCCTCGGCGACGCCAAGGTCGTCACCGATCAGCTCTACGAGGCCGTTTCCGACCGCGTCAGCGAAGTCCCGACCGAGGACAACGAGTACTACGACGAGATCCAGCGCCTGTGGGCCGAGTGGCAGGAGAAAGTCGAAGCGCGCCACACGAACGACGTCCCGATGAGCATCTCGCGCGCGCTGGCGAGCCTCCGCGAGGCGCTGCCCCGCGAGGGAATGGTCGTCTCGAGCGCCGGCCAGCCCCAGGAGACGACCAATCCCGAGTTCCCCGTCTACGAACCCCGAACGAACATCTCCTGTGGCGGCTTCTCGACGATGGGCTTCGGCGTGTCCGCGGCGATCGGCGCGAAACTCGCCGAACCCGATCGGCCGGTCGTCGACGTCGAGGGCGACGGGAGCTTCCTGATGTGCAACCAGGAAGTCGCCTGCGCCGTCGAGCACGATATCGACGTCACCTGGCTCGTGGTCAACAACAACGGCTGGAAGTCGATCCGCAACCTGCAGGTCGACAAGTACGGCTGGGACCGCGTCCTCAACACGGAGTTCGACCAGGAGAGCGACGTCGACTTCGTGAAGATGGCCGAGGCGTTCAGCATCGACTTCGCCGAACGCGTCGTCAAGCCCGAGAACCTCACCGCGACGCTCGAGGAGGCGATCGAGTACGACGGGCCCGCGTTCGTCGAGGCCGTCGTCGAACCGGACAACCCCGACTCGGGTGCGATCATCACCGGCGAGTGGGATCTGGCCGACCTCGAGACCGACGATTGATCGACGGACGGTAGTCGCCGATCGCCGAGCCAGAACTCGTCCGAACCCGTCCGAACCCTTCCCTTCCTGATCGTCGAACGTTCCCGCACTAACATCGTAATCTCGAGCGGCCTGACCGTCGCTGCGTCGACCGCCGCGCCAGGCGGCGCTTGTCGCGACCTGGACGCGAGATTCCTCCGATATTATTATGTCGGATGGTGGTCCATCTCGTGGTATGCAATCCCTCGTAGTCGATGCGGAGTGGGATCCCCGGTCCGAGTACGACGTTTCGGACGCCGAACGGGCGTCGAAGAAAGCCATGAACTCCTCGCAGGTGTGGCGCGATCCCGACCTCCGGGTCACCGAGCGCGAGCGGCCGACGCCGGCCGACGACGAAGTGCTCGTTCGCGTCCGCTACGCCGGCGTTTGCGGGAGCGACGTCTCGATGCTCGAGACGGACGAAGACGGCTACGTCCACTACTCGGCGTACCTGGGGCTGCCGAACGTGATCGGTCACGAGTTCGCGGGCGAGATCGTCGAGACGGGCGACGACGCGCAGCTGTTCGAGGCGGGGGATCTCGTCACCGCCGAGGTCACCGACTACTGCGGGCGCTGTGACATGTGCCGCCAGGGGTTCATGGGCCACTGCGAGAACTTCGAGCAGCTCGGGTTCACGATCCCCGGCGCGTTCGCGGAGTACGTCGCCGTTCCCGAGAAGCTGTGCTGGGACGTCTCGTCGCTGCGGGAAGCCTACGGGACGGACGACGAGGTGCTCCGGGCCGCCGCGACCATCGAGCCGAGCACCATCACCTACCACGGCTTGTTCGCGCGGGCCGACGGGATCCTGCCCGGCGACTACCACGTCTATCACGGCGCGGGCCCGATCGGACTGACCGGCATGAACGTCTCGCGAGCCGCCGGCGCCGGGAAGGTGATCGCGTTCGAACCGTCCGACGCTCGCCGCGAGGTCGCCCGCGACCTCGGCTTCGACCACGTCTACGACCCGATCGAACGCGATCCGGCCGAGACCATCGCGTCGATCACGGACGGCCAGGGCGCCGACGTCCACGTCGAGACCGCGGGCGCAGTCGGACAGACGTATCCGGCCATCGAGGACTCGCTGGCGGAGGGGGCGAACGTGGTCCACATCAGCAACGCCGGCTCCGATCCCGGCCTCGCGCTGCGGAAGTACCAGGGCAGCGGCGCGCAACTCTACGGCTCGGAGGGCCACACCGGCCACCAGGTCTACCCGCGCGTGATTCGCCTGATGGCCGCCGGCAAACTGGACAACCGCCCGATCGTCACGTCGACGTTCGACCTCGAGAACGCGGCCGACGCGGTCCGCCAGGCGGCCGAGCGCGTCGACGGGAAGGTCCTCGTCGAGATATAGGCCGCAGCCCCGCGGCACGTCCTCGGCGGTCCGAGAGCCGGGCGCCGGAACGGCGGCAGCGGTCCGGCGACCGCGGCTCGCTGTCCGCGAAGCCGGTCGGGGCGTCGCGGCCGACCTGCAACTGCCGTTCGACAACCATCCCCATTATTTATTATTCTCGCTCGCACAACGTCCCGTATGGGCGTAGGATACACGACCATTATGTACGATCCAGCGGAGGTACTGTCCGAGGGACTCGGCGATTTCTCGGCGTGTCGGTACGGCGGCGTCGAGATCGGCCTCGGAAAGGTCGAGTACATCGGCGTCGACTCGCTGCAGGAATCCCTCGAGGAGCACGGGCTCGATATCTACTGTGTCATGGCCGGCTGGCTCAACGACGAGGACGACGTGGACGCGGCGGTCGACGGCGCCGGCATCGCCGCCGAACTCGGCGCTCGCTTCCTGGGCATCCTGCCGCCGCCGCGGGGACAGGTCAGCGACGAGACGTTCGACGAGTGGCTCGACCGGATCTGCGAGGCCGCCGCCGAGGCCGGCGTTACTCCCGTCCTGCATCACCACGGGGCGGCACACGTCGAGGGTCCCGACGAGATCGAG
This is a stretch of genomic DNA from Natrinema salifodinae. It encodes these proteins:
- a CDS encoding LLM class flavin-dependent oxidoreductase; the encoded protein is MVAIDYMAHQEQYDPSQLLEYGDVATDAGYETVWTSDHFHPWFHTGADSGFAWSWLGAATERLDGPIGTCVTPATGHYHPGEIAQAFATLQHLHDDRVILGLSTGEAMNETPLGFDWPEYPERRDRLEETLRIVRALWEDEEWLDADVVDRIDEDGFVTYDGERFELDGAKLYTEPEKSPEIHIAANGPSTARLAARYADGFVTVKKGEEFTDRLYPAIHRYAEEEGNDPDAIETTLLVIASYHPDYEVAVEATRPWWATTQNVFDRALADPREIEQEGEKATREQIEEKFLIADDPSTIAAQLEKYAEMGFDRIAVGNTSPEPERLFEVMGDEVIPSL
- a CDS encoding sugar phosphate isomerase/epimerase family protein, with protein sequence MGVGYTTIMYDPAEVLSEGLGDFSACRYGGVEIGLGKVEYIGVDSLQESLEEHGLDIYCVMAGWLNDEDDVDAAVDGAGIAAELGARFLGILPPPRGQVSDETFDEWLDRICEAAAEAGVTPVLHHHGAAHVEGPDEIEEWLERAPDNLELLFDTAHYYPYGDVVDGIHRFADDIAYVHLKDIDPTVDFQDHVDTLTAGKVQYDSLFVFLTSFVDLGEGVIDFEAVDQALDEIGYDGAITIEIENERDDRLVHAKRNVDHWIDATNA
- the iolM gene encoding scyllo-inosose 3-dehydrogenase, giving the protein MQSLVVDAEWDPRSEYDVSDAERASKKAMNSSQVWRDPDLRVTERERPTPADDEVLVRVRYAGVCGSDVSMLETDEDGYVHYSAYLGLPNVIGHEFAGEIVETGDDAQLFEAGDLVTAEVTDYCGRCDMCRQGFMGHCENFEQLGFTIPGAFAEYVAVPEKLCWDVSSLREAYGTDDEVLRAAATIEPSTITYHGLFARADGILPGDYHVYHGAGPIGLTGMNVSRAAGAGKVIAFEPSDARREVARDLGFDHVYDPIERDPAETIASITDGQGADVHVETAGAVGQTYPAIEDSLAEGANVVHISNAGSDPGLALRKYQGSGAQLYGSEGHTGHQVYPRVIRLMAAGKLDNRPIVTSTFDLENAADAVRQAAERVDGKVLVEI
- a CDS encoding thiamine pyrophosphate-binding protein, which codes for MPTLTGGEIIAEYLEKEDVEYLVGIPGHGSTNLLDAFNESDVGVIQPRHEQGAVHLADGYARASGEPLAVFTSIGPGATNTVTGAATAYVDSIPMVIFTGAPQTHEYGQGILQELDRQKPGDFPSVMEPVTKRSFVVRDVERLPRVLRRAFQTAVTGRPGPVHVDVPMDVQGAAADVEIPDPEETRTHSRPGGDPESVAEAADLLAEADRPVIVPGGGCLLGEAWDEVQALADHLKAPVIPTFQAKGIIPEDHELFVGYAGWIGSTAGNELASNADVVLGIGCRFSDLHTSSFEQGVSFEIPPSKLIHVDIDNTEIGKNYPVEVGILGDAKVVTDQLYEAVSDRVSEVPTEDNEYYDEIQRLWAEWQEKVEARHTNDVPMSISRALASLREALPREGMVVSSAGQPQETTNPEFPVYEPRTNISCGGFSTMGFGVSAAIGAKLAEPDRPVVDVEGDGSFLMCNQEVACAVEHDIDVTWLVVNNNGWKSIRNLQVDKYGWDRVLNTEFDQESDVDFVKMAEAFSIDFAERVVKPENLTATLEEAIEYDGPAFVEAVVEPDNPDSGAIITGEWDLADLETDD